From Novipirellula galeiformis, a single genomic window includes:
- a CDS encoding SGNH/GDSL hydrolase family protein: protein MMRLAFAVLLLFSVTPAWGEQKQSELQLTLPPEIYAVTGVPTHIYFDNIVLTQSPTDYRFEVTCDVGESADRRWELTPTAQDVGDHPLRVAVYSADNKLLESKSSVLKVIPDDDPQQHDPIRLLIIGDSLTHASAYPNEIARLLSRQNNPKWTMLGTHKPSSAAEGVVHEGYGGWTWANFVTKYEPNPDGSYAKRSSPFLFLDENAKPQLNLTRYFQEHCDDQRPDYVIIKLGINDCFSAPVNDRAGMDARIDTVFGFADTLLAAIREAAPQAHIGICLTTPGNDRPEAFKANYKDRYTRWGWKQIQHHLVQRQMMYVSEKQDPMITILPTELNLDPIDGYPNNNAVHPNTAGYKQIGASVYAWLKWKLANAQPASPAAESPAAASVGAE, encoded by the coding sequence ATGATGCGTCTTGCTTTCGCGGTTTTACTGCTCTTCAGCGTGACCCCGGCTTGGGGCGAGCAGAAACAGTCTGAATTACAGTTAACTCTGCCGCCGGAAATCTATGCCGTCACCGGAGTGCCGACCCATATCTACTTCGATAACATCGTGTTGACACAATCGCCGACGGACTATCGATTCGAAGTGACTTGCGACGTTGGCGAAAGTGCCGATCGACGTTGGGAATTGACGCCCACCGCCCAAGACGTTGGGGATCATCCACTGCGCGTGGCCGTTTACTCCGCTGACAACAAATTGTTGGAATCAAAGTCGAGCGTCTTGAAGGTGATTCCCGATGACGACCCGCAGCAGCATGATCCGATTCGGCTTTTGATTATCGGAGACAGTCTGACGCACGCATCGGCCTATCCCAACGAAATCGCTCGTTTGCTTTCACGGCAAAACAATCCGAAATGGACGATGCTGGGAACCCACAAGCCATCGTCAGCCGCCGAGGGCGTTGTTCATGAAGGGTACGGCGGTTGGACTTGGGCTAATTTTGTGACCAAGTATGAACCCAATCCCGATGGCAGTTATGCCAAACGCAGCAGTCCGTTTTTGTTCCTCGACGAGAACGCTAAACCGCAATTAAATCTGACTCGTTATTTCCAAGAGCATTGTGACGACCAACGCCCCGACTACGTCATCATCAAGCTCGGCATCAACGATTGCTTCTCAGCCCCGGTGAATGATCGCGCAGGCATGGACGCCCGCATCGATACAGTGTTCGGGTTTGCCGATACGTTGCTGGCCGCGATCCGCGAGGCTGCGCCCCAAGCACACATTGGCATCTGTTTGACCACGCCCGGAAATGATCGCCCCGAAGCGTTCAAGGCCAACTACAAGGATCGGTACACACGTTGGGGATGGAAGCAGATTCAACATCATTTGGTTCAACGCCAAATGATGTACGTGTCGGAAAAGCAGGATCCAATGATCACGATCCTGCCCACCGAGTTGAACCTCGACCCCATCGATGGCTACCCTAACAACAATGCGGTGCATCCCAATACCGCGGGGTACAAACAGATCGGCGCAAGTGTCTATGCCTGGCTGAAATGGAAGCTTGCAAACGCCCAGCCCGCCTCCCCAGCTGCCGAGTCGCCAGCTGCCGCATCCGTAGGCGCCGAATAA